Proteins from a single region of Chitinophagales bacterium:
- the metG gene encoding methionine--tRNA ligase — protein sequence MTQPKRYLITAALPYANGLKHIGHLAGAYLPADIYARYLRAQQRDVVFVCGSDEHGTAIPIQAAKEGITPQEMIDKYHPILFQNMQDLGIEFDIYHRTSAPIHHETAKEFFTALNNAGELEVKESEQYFDEQAQTFLADRYIKGTCPNCSYDSAYGDQCERCGKSLSPDELINPVSTLSGQAPVKKLTKHWYLPLNKHEDFLRSWILDQHKEDWKTNVLGQCKSWIDGGLQPRAVTRDLDWGVDVPIADAAGKKLYVWFDAPIGYVSATKQWALDNGKDWEPYWKDADTKLVHFIGKDNIVFHCIIFPIMLKLHGHILPENVPANEFMNLEGDKMSTSRNWKLDQQEYIDDFIKAENGGPQMADVLRYYLTAIAPESKDSEFTWKGFQDANNSELVAIFGNFVNRTFVLMHKLCNGKVPPLHAEIADETDKAMIDAFRATKEKVEGLLEQYKFRDALFEVIDLARQGNQYMQKKEPWIVAKSLAEKPENQQLIDNCMHICLQLTANLAILIHPFLPFTAKKMCHMMKVVEKMLEWENAGKLKLLSVGYSLRAPELLFRKIEDAEIAVQIEKLKNKSTQKMDTNTPAPAPATPAVKPEIVFDDFAKIDLKVGTIVSAEKVEKADKLLKLQVDLGFETRTIVSGIALHFKPEDIVGKQATVVVNLAPRKMRGIESQGMILMAEDANGKLHFVNPEDKINPGAGVS from the coding sequence ATGACCCAACCGAAGCGATACTTAATTACCGCCGCCCTGCCCTACGCAAACGGGCTCAAGCATATCGGCCATCTGGCCGGCGCCTACCTCCCAGCTGATATCTACGCCCGCTACCTGCGTGCGCAGCAGCGCGATGTGGTGTTTGTCTGCGGAAGCGATGAACATGGCACTGCCATTCCCATCCAGGCGGCCAAAGAAGGCATTACCCCACAGGAAATGATCGATAAATACCATCCCATCCTATTTCAAAACATGCAGGACCTTGGTATTGAATTCGATATCTATCACCGCACTAGCGCGCCCATTCACCACGAAACAGCAAAGGAATTCTTTACTGCCCTGAATAATGCAGGCGAGCTGGAAGTGAAAGAAAGCGAACAGTATTTCGATGAACAGGCCCAGACTTTTCTGGCCGATCGTTATATCAAAGGCACTTGTCCTAACTGTAGTTATGATAGCGCCTATGGCGATCAGTGCGAACGCTGTGGCAAGAGTTTGAGTCCCGATGAACTGATTAACCCGGTTTCTACTTTGAGCGGACAAGCACCGGTGAAAAAACTCACCAAGCATTGGTACCTGCCCTTGAATAAGCATGAAGATTTTCTGCGCAGCTGGATTTTAGACCAACACAAAGAAGATTGGAAGACAAACGTGTTAGGCCAGTGCAAAAGCTGGATTGATGGTGGTTTGCAGCCACGTGCTGTTACCCGCGATCTGGACTGGGGTGTGGATGTACCTATAGCAGATGCTGCCGGTAAAAAACTCTATGTATGGTTTGATGCACCCATCGGCTATGTATCTGCTACCAAACAATGGGCTTTAGACAATGGCAAGGATTGGGAACCTTACTGGAAAGACGCAGATACCAAACTGGTGCATTTCATCGGTAAAGACAATATCGTCTTCCATTGCATCATCTTCCCCATCATGCTCAAACTGCACGGACATATTCTTCCGGAAAATGTGCCTGCAAATGAGTTCATGAACCTGGAAGGCGATAAAATGAGCACCAGCCGCAACTGGAAACTGGATCAGCAAGAATATATTGATGATTTCATCAAGGCAGAAAATGGCGGACCGCAAATGGCAGATGTATTGCGCTATTACCTAACCGCTATTGCGCCTGAAAGCAAGGACAGTGAATTCACTTGGAAAGGTTTTCAAGATGCCAATAACAGCGAGCTGGTAGCCATCTTCGGCAATTTTGTGAACCGCACTTTCGTGCTGATGCACAAACTCTGTAATGGTAAAGTGCCACCACTGCATGCAGAAATTGCAGATGAGACCGACAAAGCCATGATTGATGCTTTTCGTGCGACGAAAGAGAAAGTAGAAGGGTTGTTAGAGCAGTATAAGTTCCGAGATGCTTTATTTGAAGTGATTGATCTCGCACGTCAGGGCAATCAATACATGCAGAAAAAAGAACCTTGGATCGTAGCCAAATCATTGGCAGAAAAACCCGAGAACCAACAACTCATTGACAACTGCATGCATATCTGTTTGCAGTTGACAGCGAATCTGGCGATACTGATCCATCCTTTCTTACCATTCACCGCGAAGAAAATGTGCCACATGATGAAAGTGGTAGAAAAAATGCTGGAATGGGAGAATGCAGGCAAACTGAAACTCTTGAGTGTAGGCTATAGTCTGCGTGCACCGGAATTATTGTTCCGCAAGATTGAAGACGCAGAGATTGCTGTTCAGATTGAGAAATTGAAAAACAAGAGCACACAAAAAATGGATACGAATACACCTGCTCCGGCCCCTGCAACACCTGCAGTAAAACCAGAGATCGTGTTTGATGATTTTGCGAAGATTGATTTGAAAGTAGGCACGATTGTATCAGCAGAAAAAGTAGAGAAAGCAGATAAGCTCTTGAAACTTCAAGTGGATCTGGGTTTTGAAACACGCACGATTGTTTCTGGTATTGCTTTGCATTTCAAACCGGAAGATATTGTTGGTAAGCAAGCAACGGTTGTGGTAAACCTAGCCCCCAGAAAAATGCGCGGCATTGAAAGCCAGGGCATGATTCTGATGGCAGAAGATGCCAATGGCAAACTGCATTTCGTAAATCCGGAAGACAAGATCAATCCTGGCGCAGGCGTAAGCTAG
- a CDS encoding LD-carboxypeptidase: MIRVPAPLKKGDTIGIVCPAGYMPAKNAAVCISTLQQWGFQVKIGKTLGHQHHYFSGTDTERLADLQQMLDDASVKAILCGRGGYGVSRIIDQVDWTRFKKQPKWIIGYSDITVLHAELYTKLKTASLHSPMAGAFNDGGVETPFVQSLKPALLGKAYRYVAEAHPLNQLGQANGELVGGNLSLVAHLVGTKSAFKTKGKILFLEDVGEYLYNIDRMFIQLKRAGMLDGLAALIIGGFTEMKDTTTPFGQDILTIIKEQVKEYSYPVCFDFPVSHTERNYPLCVGMQHSISITKKQVVLKRL; the protein is encoded by the coding sequence ATGATTCGTGTTCCAGCGCCGCTGAAAAAAGGCGATACCATTGGGATTGTTTGTCCGGCCGGCTATATGCCCGCCAAAAATGCGGCTGTTTGCATTAGCACCCTGCAACAATGGGGCTTTCAGGTAAAAATTGGCAAGACCCTAGGTCATCAGCATCATTATTTCTCTGGAACTGATACGGAAAGACTGGCCGATTTGCAGCAAATGCTGGATGATGCTTCTGTAAAAGCCATTTTGTGCGGCCGTGGTGGTTATGGCGTTAGTCGAATTATTGATCAGGTTGATTGGACGAGATTCAAAAAGCAGCCCAAGTGGATTATTGGCTATAGCGATATCACGGTGCTGCATGCGGAATTGTACACGAAACTCAAAACTGCTTCTTTGCATTCGCCCATGGCGGGCGCTTTCAATGATGGTGGGGTAGAAACGCCTTTTGTACAGTCTTTGAAACCGGCATTGTTGGGTAAAGCCTATCGATATGTGGCCGAAGCACATCCGTTGAATCAATTGGGACAGGCCAATGGCGAACTGGTAGGTGGTAATTTATCATTGGTGGCGCATCTAGTAGGTACAAAATCGGCTTTCAAGACTAAGGGAAAGATTTTGTTTCTGGAAGATGTGGGCGAGTATCTCTACAATATTGACCGCATGTTTATTCAATTGAAGCGTGCTGGTATGTTGGATGGGTTGGCTGCACTCATCATTGGTGGATTTACGGAAATGAAGGATACCACCACACCATTTGGGCAAGATATCCTTACTATCATCAAAGAACAGGTGAAGGAATACAGCTATCCTGTTTGTTTTGATTTTCCGGTGAGTCATACCGAGCGCAATTATCCGCTTTGTGTGGGTATGCAGCACAGTATCAGCATCACCAAAAAACAAGTTGTGCTGAAACGACTGTAA
- a CDS encoding class I SAM-dependent methyltransferase, which translates to MKLFFIRYTKLLFVYLQLHRVFGWLSGAFANLYYLTRFSAWAYNNRKVAYNDFPCKWDYFRRNKMYQWVIDQEGLNHAPINYVEFGVAWGESFKWWLSKNDHADSRFYGFDTFDGLPEDWGPFKKGSFSSNHALPEINDARGSFHKGLFQQSLPPFLKTLDNSKRKVLMMDADLYSATLYALTTMAPYLKKGDIIFFDEFIVPTHEFKAYLDFVSSYYINLELIAAANNYYFTAFKVV; encoded by the coding sequence ATGAAACTCTTTTTCATTCGCTATACCAAATTGTTGTTTGTTTACTTGCAATTGCATCGGGTGTTTGGCTGGTTGTCCGGGGCTTTTGCCAATCTATATTACCTAACACGCTTTTCTGCATGGGCTTACAACAATCGAAAAGTAGCGTACAATGATTTTCCTTGCAAGTGGGATTATTTCCGCAGGAATAAAATGTACCAGTGGGTCATTGATCAGGAGGGGTTGAATCATGCGCCGATTAATTATGTAGAGTTTGGTGTGGCATGGGGTGAATCATTCAAGTGGTGGTTGTCAAAGAATGATCATGCGGATAGTCGTTTTTATGGCTTTGATACATTCGATGGTTTACCTGAAGATTGGGGGCCTTTCAAGAAAGGTTCTTTCAGTAGTAATCATGCTTTACCTGAGATCAATGATGCGAGAGGCAGTTTCCACAAAGGACTGTTTCAGCAGAGTCTGCCGCCTTTTTTGAAAACGCTGGATAATAGCAAGCGCAAAGTGTTGATGATGGATGCTGATTTGTATTCAGCAACCTTATATGCGTTAACAACGATGGCGCCTTACCTCAAAAAAGGTGATATCATTTTCTTTGATGAATTCATTGTGCCTACGCACGAATTCAAAGCTTATCTGGATTTTGTGAGCAGCTATTATATCAATTTGGAATTAATTGCTGCTGCGAATAATTATTATTTCACTGCTTTTAAAGTTGTGTAA
- a CDS encoding alpha/beta fold hydrolase: protein MKQDKYRWLKLLLLCYALGGIILYYTQDKMLFHPEPVTADHVYDFPQPYAEQFIYYDSSTRFHLVKFPAKSDSTKGVVLYFHGNRKNIGYYAKYAQLFTKYGYAVWMCDYPGFGKSTGNRTEQLLYEEAEQVYKLARLEFEKSQILIYGKSLGTGIASYLAAKRDCKQLFLETPYYSITSLARQFAFIYPVGQLMAYTIPQAEYLKKVTAPITIVHGTNDWTTFYSNALRLKKSFKPGDQFITIRGGEHNGLTDSLQVQQAIQQALQ, encoded by the coding sequence GTGAAGCAAGACAAGTATCGCTGGTTAAAACTATTACTGCTCTGTTATGCACTGGGCGGCATCATCCTGTATTACACACAAGACAAAATGCTCTTTCACCCAGAGCCAGTTACTGCAGACCATGTGTATGATTTTCCACAACCGTATGCAGAGCAATTTATTTATTACGATAGCAGCACTAGGTTTCATCTGGTGAAATTCCCTGCAAAGTCAGATAGCACGAAAGGTGTTGTCTTGTACTTTCACGGCAATCGAAAGAATATTGGGTATTATGCCAAATACGCTCAATTATTTACCAAATATGGGTATGCGGTATGGATGTGCGATTATCCCGGATTTGGTAAATCTACCGGCAATAGAACAGAACAGCTGCTCTACGAAGAAGCAGAGCAGGTTTATAAATTAGCGCGACTCGAATTTGAAAAAAGCCAAATCCTGATTTACGGGAAATCACTTGGTACAGGCATTGCCAGCTATTTAGCAGCTAAGCGCGATTGCAAACAACTCTTTTTGGAAACACCTTATTACAGCATTACCTCACTGGCAAGACAATTTGCGTTCATCTACCCTGTTGGACAATTGATGGCGTATACAATTCCTCAAGCTGAATACCTAAAGAAAGTAACGGCACCCATCACCATTGTGCATGGCACTAACGACTGGACAACCTTTTACAGCAATGCGCTGAGGCTAAAAAAATCATTCAAGCCGGGAGATCAATTCATCACCATCCGCGGTGGCGAGCACAATGGATTAACAGATTCACTGCAAGTGCAGCAGGCTATCCAACAAGCTTTGCAGTAA
- a CDS encoding alpha/beta fold hydrolase: MGTIEIVIIAYLAILLIAYLVQEKFIFKPEKLPQDFAYQYEAPFEELFFDVAPGVRINGLHFYCKEPKGLILYFHGNTRSIKGWAKYAKDFYRYNYDVILVDYRGFGKSTGKRSEKEMLKDMQWVYQKLLEKYPEEHLLVYGRSMGSGFATKIAADNHPRYLILDAPYYSFIKVAERFTPFLPHRILLRYHLRTDRWITRVECHTYIIHGTRDWLIPIKHSKKLQAINPRKITLITIDGGGHNNLPSFPEYHNFVRDILKY; encoded by the coding sequence ATGGGCACGATTGAAATCGTCATCATTGCCTATTTGGCTATTCTATTGATTGCTTACCTGGTTCAGGAGAAATTCATCTTCAAACCGGAAAAGCTGCCGCAGGATTTTGCCTACCAGTACGAAGCCCCTTTTGAAGAATTGTTTTTTGATGTAGCTCCCGGCGTACGCATCAATGGATTACACTTTTATTGCAAAGAACCCAAGGGTTTGATTTTGTATTTCCACGGAAACACCAGAAGTATTAAGGGCTGGGCAAAGTATGCTAAGGATTTTTATCGTTATAACTATGATGTGATTTTAGTTGACTACCGCGGCTTTGGCAAGAGCACAGGTAAGCGAAGCGAGAAAGAGATGCTGAAAGACATGCAGTGGGTTTACCAGAAATTATTGGAAAAATATCCGGAAGAACATCTGCTGGTATATGGAAGAAGTATGGGCAGTGGCTTTGCCACCAAAATAGCCGCAGATAACCATCCACGCTATCTCATACTGGATGCACCTTACTATAGCTTCATTAAAGTTGCAGAAAGATTTACGCCCTTTCTACCTCACCGAATATTATTGCGCTATCACTTAAGAACAGATCGCTGGATTACCCGTGTAGAATGCCATACCTATATCATTCACGGTACACGCGACTGGTTAATCCCCATCAAACACAGTAAAAAACTACAAGCCATCAACCCCAGAAAAATTACGCTGATCACCATTGATGGCGGCGGACACAACAACCTACCCTCCTTTCCGGAATACCACAACTTTGTCCGTGATATCCTCAAGTACTGA
- a CDS encoding rhodanese-like domain-containing protein: MNQISAVDLAKALQSNTPPVLLDVREDFEREAFHIGGIWIPLAELIHQKDRIPADQPVVIYCRKGIRSQIAIQKLEDRFGFDNLINLEGGMDAWHKAGLARP; this comes from the coding sequence ATGAACCAGATCAGCGCAGTAGATTTAGCAAAAGCATTGCAAAGCAATACGCCTCCTGTTTTATTGGATGTGCGCGAAGATTTTGAACGGGAAGCATTCCATATTGGTGGTATATGGATTCCCTTAGCTGAATTGATTCACCAGAAAGACCGGATACCCGCAGATCAACCTGTGGTCATTTATTGCCGCAAGGGCATCAGAAGCCAGATTGCCATCCAAAAGCTGGAGGACAGGTTTGGTTTTGATAACCTCATTAATCTGGAAGGAGGCATGGATGCATGGCATAAAGCCGGTTTAGCACGCCCCTGA
- a CDS encoding KUP/HAK/KT family potassium transporter, translating into MGKHISKVSAAGLLVALGIIYGDIGTSPLYVLKAIIDDKPITEQLVLGGLSCIIWTLTLQTTVKYVILTLRADNRGEGGIFSLYTLVRRRRKWLVLPAMIGGAALLADGMITPPISVTSAVEGLRQLKGLSDISTMTIVYIVIAILAVLFFLQQFGSASIGKLFGPIMLIWFTMLAILGIAHLTDYISIFKAFNPYYAFDLLTNYPKGFWILGAVFLCTTGAEALYSDLGHCGRDNIRLSWAFVKTCLILNYLGQGAWLLAEHSGEVFNTNVDLSVNPFFNIMPQWFKLVGIIIATSAAIIASQALISGSFTLISEAMRLNLWPKLKINYPTEERGQLFITGINVMLFLGCVGIVLFFKDSSKMEAAYGLAITLCMISTTILFANYMVLHRVHAALVWLFLITFALIEGSFLFANLDKFPHGGYVALIVGGGLFAVMYVWYRSRKIKNRYVEFVRLEHYVPMIQELSNDKSIPKYATHLVYMTSANNPKEIEHKIIYSILNKKPKRADIYWFVHVDVLDDPYTCEYSVDHIIPNDIIRVEFRLGFRVEQRINLMFRKVVEDLVQNKEVNITSRYESLERNNVVGDFQFIVLEKYLSQDNELPFLERIVMKIYFWLKEVSLGEERGFGLDPSNVTIEKFPLIVAPVSNMRLTRIFNEYAEEE; encoded by the coding sequence GTGGGCAAGCATATCAGCAAAGTATCTGCTGCAGGTTTACTCGTTGCACTTGGCATTATCTACGGAGATATCGGCACATCCCCCCTCTACGTATTAAAAGCCATCATTGATGACAAACCCATTACCGAACAACTGGTGTTGGGTGGTTTATCCTGCATCATCTGGACGCTGACGCTGCAGACTACTGTAAAGTATGTAATCCTCACCCTTAGGGCAGATAACCGTGGGGAAGGTGGCATATTCAGTTTATACACCCTTGTTAGACGCAGAAGAAAATGGCTGGTATTACCAGCTATGATTGGTGGCGCAGCTTTGCTGGCCGATGGGATGATTACACCACCCATCTCTGTTACTTCTGCTGTAGAAGGGTTAAGACAGCTGAAAGGCCTCAGCGACATCTCTACCATGACGATTGTCTATATCGTCATCGCAATTCTGGCTGTATTGTTCTTCCTCCAGCAATTTGGTTCAGCATCCATTGGTAAACTCTTCGGACCCATTATGCTGATCTGGTTTACCATGTTGGCTATTTTGGGTATTGCTCACTTGACTGATTACATCAGCATCTTCAAAGCATTTAACCCTTATTATGCTTTTGATTTGCTCACCAACTACCCCAAAGGTTTCTGGATATTAGGCGCTGTATTTCTATGTACCACAGGTGCGGAAGCTTTGTATAGCGATTTAGGACATTGCGGCCGCGATAATATTCGCCTCTCCTGGGCTTTTGTAAAAACCTGTTTAATCTTAAACTACCTAGGCCAAGGTGCTTGGTTACTGGCTGAACACAGTGGCGAGGTTTTCAACACCAATGTTGATTTAAGTGTTAACCCTTTCTTCAATATCATGCCGCAATGGTTTAAGCTGGTAGGTATCATCATTGCCACATCAGCTGCCATTATTGCCAGCCAGGCTTTGATCAGCGGTTCCTTTACCCTGATCAGTGAAGCGATGCGCCTGAACTTATGGCCAAAACTCAAAATCAATTATCCCACTGAGGAAAGAGGACAGCTTTTTATCACCGGCATCAATGTGATGCTATTTTTGGGCTGCGTAGGCATCGTACTATTCTTTAAAGACTCTTCCAAAATGGAAGCAGCTTACGGATTAGCGATCACCTTATGTATGATCAGTACAACGATTCTCTTTGCCAACTACATGGTTTTACACCGCGTACATGCAGCATTGGTATGGTTGTTCCTGATCACTTTTGCCTTGATCGAGGGCAGCTTCCTCTTTGCCAACCTCGATAAATTCCCACACGGTGGTTATGTAGCATTGATTGTTGGTGGTGGCCTGTTTGCTGTGATGTATGTATGGTATAGAAGCCGAAAGATCAAGAACCGCTACGTAGAGTTTGTTCGATTGGAACACTATGTTCCGATGATTCAGGAACTCAGTAATGATAAAAGCATTCCCAAATATGCTACTCACTTGGTTTATATGACCAGTGCCAATAACCCAAAGGAAATTGAGCACAAAATCATTTACTCCATCCTGAACAAAAAACCAAAGCGTGCCGATATCTACTGGTTTGTGCACGTGGATGTATTAGATGATCCATATACCTGCGAATACAGTGTAGATCACATCATCCCAAATGATATCATTCGCGTGGAATTCCGCCTCGGTTTCCGTGTGGAACAACGCATCAACCTGATGTTCCGCAAAGTAGTGGAAGACCTGGTGCAGAACAAAGAGGTGAACATTACATCCAGATATGAAAGCCTGGAGCGTAATAATGTGGTGGGCGATTTCCAGTTCATTGTATTAGAAAAATACCTGAGTCAGGATAATGAATTACCATTCCTGGAGCGTATTGTGATGAAGATCTATTTCTGGTTGAAAGAAGTGAGCCTTGGCGAAGAGCGTGGCTTTGGTCTTGACCCCAGCAATGTAACCATCGAGAAATTCCCGCTGATTGTAGCACCGGTATCCAATATGCGCCTCACCAGAATTTTCAACGAGTACGCTGAAGAAGAATGA
- the purQ gene encoding phosphoribosylformylglycinamidine synthase subunit PurQ: MKFGVVVFPGSNCDRDMQDALQQDLGKEVIMLWHKDHDLSMFSTEDCIVLPGGFSYGDYLRCGAIARFSPLMQQVIEFANKGGKVLGVCNGFQILCESHLLPGVLLQNANQQFICKNVYIRNEQTSALQIPIAHGEGRYYADAATLDELEKNGQILFRYCDAQGNIDAAFNPNGAERNIAGIRNKAGNVFGMMPHPERATSAALNNLDGKKVFELLGLN; this comes from the coding sequence ATGAAATTTGGCGTTGTTGTATTCCCCGGCTCTAATTGCGACAGAGATATGCAGGATGCCCTGCAGCAAGATCTTGGCAAAGAAGTGATTATGCTATGGCATAAAGACCATGATCTCAGTATGTTTTCTACAGAGGACTGCATTGTATTGCCCGGTGGTTTCTCTTACGGCGATTATCTCCGCTGCGGTGCGATTGCCAGATTTAGTCCCTTGATGCAACAAGTGATTGAGTTTGCCAACAAAGGCGGTAAAGTACTGGGTGTCTGCAATGGATTCCAGATTTTATGCGAAAGTCATCTGCTTCCTGGCGTTTTGTTGCAGAATGCCAATCAACAGTTCATTTGTAAAAACGTGTATATCAGGAACGAGCAGACCAGTGCTTTGCAAATCCCGATTGCACATGGTGAGGGTCGTTATTATGCTGATGCAGCTACGCTGGATGAATTGGAAAAGAATGGCCAGATTTTGTTCCGCTATTGCGATGCACAAGGCAATATTGATGCTGCTTTTAACCCCAATGGTGCGGAAAGAAATATTGCCGGCATCCGAAATAAAGCCGGTAACGTATTTGGTATGATGCCACACCCTGAGCGTGCAACATCTGCAGCCCTCAATAATTTGGATGGCAAAAAAGTATTTGAATTACTCGGACTCAATTAA
- a CDS encoding thioredoxin family protein, with amino-acid sequence MKKILLVLLAFCSMVQWATAQEKPVQFAFGHKRVNDSIVQLEAKLSIAKGVQVFSVKKRGEDDPFISKFILDSAVETRTAISDTATEQGSLIIDAEQNRLFADSVVFSVPIRLAATDSLLIKGSFAWLAKKGDEYPSGEEAFRVMVPVANAAQSEVVNDITKDSLWNIFWFTLLAGFLAIITPCVFPLVPVTVSFFLKRSKTRVEGVRNALWYSASIIAIYTIPTIVLVLLFGDDILYQISTSAISNLIFFAIFIVFAISFFGAFELELPNSWANKADAQASKGGLSGIFFMALTLVIVSFSCTGPIVGTLLGETSRQGITLAPIIGMLGFGVGLALPFSLFAFFPSMLQSLPKSGGWLNSVKVCFGFIELALALKFLSNVDLIYHWRLLDRDVFLVLWIVIFALMGLYLLGKLKFSHDSDLPYVSVPRLFFAIASFSFAVYLVPGLWGAPLRHLSGLIPPEGTQDFNLNELKYKIGNGTHVTSSNNSAAQPPKRLTDKLHMPYGLTAYFTLEEGMAAAKALNKPVMLDFTGHSCANCRKMEQEVWKDPEVLRRMKEDFVLISLYVDESQELPLNEQYKNKDGEMMLTEGAKNLDYEITKFGFNSQPLYMFLDLKGEPLSNIKYGYDPDVQKFIQHLDMVKAEFAKRNP; translated from the coding sequence ATGAAGAAAATATTACTTGTACTCTTGGCGTTTTGCTCCATGGTACAGTGGGCCACTGCACAGGAAAAGCCTGTGCAGTTTGCTTTTGGACACAAGCGTGTGAATGATAGTATTGTGCAGTTGGAAGCCAAACTCTCGATTGCAAAAGGCGTTCAGGTGTTCTCTGTAAAAAAACGTGGTGAAGATGATCCTTTCATCAGCAAATTTATCCTGGATAGTGCTGTAGAAACGCGAACAGCAATCAGCGATACAGCAACAGAGCAGGGTAGCTTAATCATCGATGCGGAACAAAACAGATTGTTTGCGGATAGTGTTGTGTTTTCAGTGCCTATCAGGCTTGCTGCTACAGATAGTTTGCTCATCAAAGGTTCATTTGCATGGCTGGCAAAGAAAGGCGATGAATATCCCAGCGGTGAAGAAGCTTTTCGTGTAATGGTGCCTGTGGCAAACGCTGCACAATCAGAAGTAGTGAATGATATCACGAAGGACTCGCTCTGGAATATCTTCTGGTTTACTTTATTGGCAGGTTTTCTGGCGATCATCACACCATGCGTATTTCCGCTTGTTCCGGTAACAGTCAGTTTTTTCCTCAAGCGCAGCAAAACCAGAGTTGAAGGTGTACGCAATGCTTTGTGGTACTCTGCATCTATTATTGCGATCTACACTATCCCAACCATTGTCTTGGTGCTCTTATTCGGCGATGATATATTATACCAGATTTCTACCAGCGCCATCAGCAACCTTATTTTCTTTGCCATCTTCATTGTCTTTGCGATTTCATTCTTCGGCGCATTTGAACTGGAGCTGCCAAATAGCTGGGCCAACAAAGCAGATGCGCAGGCAAGCAAAGGTGGTTTATCCGGTATTTTCTTCATGGCTTTAACCTTGGTGATTGTTTCTTTTTCTTGTACAGGTCCGATAGTAGGTACTTTATTGGGTGAGACAAGCAGACAGGGCATTACACTCGCACCAATTATTGGTATGTTGGGTTTTGGTGTGGGATTGGCTTTGCCATTCTCTTTGTTTGCATTTTTCCCTTCAATGTTGCAATCATTACCCAAGAGTGGTGGATGGTTGAACTCAGTAAAAGTGTGTTTTGGCTTTATTGAGTTGGCATTGGCGTTGAAATTCTTATCCAATGTGGATTTGATTTATCACTGGCGTTTACTCGATAGAGATGTATTTCTCGTATTGTGGATTGTCATCTTTGCCTTGATGGGCCTTTATCTTTTGGGCAAGCTGAAATTTTCACATGATAGTGATCTGCCTTATGTATCTGTACCGAGATTATTCTTCGCGATAGCCTCATTCTCATTTGCAGTGTATCTCGTGCCTGGTCTCTGGGGTGCGCCTTTGCGTCACCTGAGTGGTTTGATTCCACCAGAAGGTACACAGGATTTCAACCTCAACGAACTCAAATACAAGATTGGCAACGGTACACATGTTACAAGTAGCAATAACAGTGCTGCTCAACCGCCCAAACGTTTAACTGATAAGTTGCATATGCCTTATGGTTTAACCGCTTACTTCACATTGGAAGAAGGCATGGCAGCAGCAAAAGCTTTGAATAAACCGGTGATGCTTGACTTTACCGGACATAGTTGTGCCAATTGTCGTAAGATGGAGCAGGAAGTATGGAAAGATCCAGAAGTGTTGCGCAGAATGAAGGAAGATTTTGTACTCATCAGTTTATACGTAGATGAATCGCAGGAACTGCCACTCAATGAGCAGTATAAGAATAAGGATGGGGAAATGATGCTGACTGAAGGCGCGAAGAATCTGGATTATGAGATCACTAAGTTTGGCTTCAATTCTCAGCCCTTGTACATGTTCTTAGATTTGAAAGGCGAACCACTTAGCAATATCAAATATGGCTATGATCCTGATGTGCAGAAATTCATTCAACACTTGGATATGGTAAAAGCTGAGTTTGCGAAACGCAATCCCTGA